From Mytilus edulis chromosome 9, xbMytEdul2.2, whole genome shotgun sequence, the proteins below share one genomic window:
- the LOC139487835 gene encoding pyroglutamylated RF-amide peptide receptor-like translates to MSNYTPSEEELWEWLRNNTDPDDILPDDLEKNWKTALIITYSLIIIGGIIGNVLVFAVILLNKSMRSVTNVLLVSLAGSDTLIASWNIPIQLVYYVKNEWTMGETLCKGASYLQNVSVVASITTLMIVSIERYYAICHPLKARYIRTPQRAGVLIAIIWIFALTVSIPMLMIQRLEIRLKVEFVYIKLAYVCAEYYSEHVYDVVHTLFMFLVFYTVPMVVMFCAYGRIAYQLWIRKPIGDSLGSPQYLMKTRRQKRKIIRMLITVVVLFGLCWLPFFAIQLHHLANDIDKSFRSAQTIVHILGYLNCVLNPIVYGFMNENFKQCLKSSFLKCRGMFKTTKRPSVHTVSITVESAV, encoded by the exons ATGAGTAACTACACACCAAGTGAGGAAGAGCTATGGGAATGGCTAAGGAATAACACAGATCCTGACGATATCCTGCCGGACGATTTGGAGAAAAACTGGAAAACTGCGTTGATAATTACATACAGTCTTATTATTATAGGTGGAATCATAGGAAATGTACTAGTTTTTGCAGTGATCCTGTTAAATAAATCCATGAGATCAGTGACAAACGTACTTTTAGTTTCCCTTGCTGGTAGTGACACACTCATTGCTTCTTGGAATATTCCTATACAGCTCGTATATTATGTTAAAAATGAATGGACAATGGGAGAAACATTGTGTAAAGGTGCTAGTTACTTACAAAATGTTAGCGTTGTCGCTAGTATCACCACTCTAATGATAGTATCAATAGAAAG gtACTATGCTATTTGCCATCCTTTAAAGGCACGCTATATAAGAACACCACAGAGAGCTGGGGTCCTCATTGCCATAATTTGGATATTTGCATTGACCGTTTCCATACCAATGTTAATGATACAAAGACTAGAAATACGACTAAAAGTAGAATTTGTGTACATCAAATTAGCTTATGTCTGCGCAGAATACTATTCGGAACATGTGTATGATGTTGTGCACACACTATttatgtttttagttttttacaCAGTTCCAATGGTAGTTATGTTTTGTGCTTATGGTAGAATAGCATATCAGCTTTGGATACGAAAACCTATAGGCGACTCCCTTGGATCTCCACAGTATCTTATGAAAACACGACGACAGAAGAGAAAAATAATCCGAATGCTCATAACAGTGGTTGTTCTGTTCGGATTATGCTGGCTTCCGTTTTTTGCCATACAACTGCATCATTTAGCGAATGATATTGATAAGTCGTTTAGATCTGCCCAAACTATCGTTCACATACTTGGTTATTTAAATTGCGTTTTGAACCCTATTGTTTATGGCTTTATGAATGAGAActttaaacaatgtttaaaatCGTCTTTTTTAAAATGTCGAGGAATGTTCAAGACGACTAAGAGACCATCAGTACACACAGTCAGTATTACTGTAGAGAGCGCTGTCTAG